The following is a genomic window from Serratia ficaria.
CCAGCGATTTGAAGAACGGCAGCTTGGGCAGCAGCGGCTCATTGTCTTCGCGGATCAGATCCAGCTCCTGCTGGCTGAGATTGGGGTGCTGCTGCGGCGAGTGGTAGAACCGCCACCACAGCGCCACCCAGATCAGCGCCAGCGCGCCGGAGAACAGGAAGGCGCCCTGCCAGCCGAAGGAAACGTGGGCGATGACGATGATCGGCGGCGCCAGCATGGCGCCAATCGAGAAACCGACGCCCGCCCAGCCGGCGGCGATCGGCCGCTCCTTTTTCGGGAACCAGTCGGAGATCGCTTTGGCGTTGGCCGGCGTGGCCGCCGCTTCCGCTCCGCCCATAAAGAAGCGCAGGATCGCCAGCTGCAACCAACTGCCCGCCCCGGCGTGCAGCATGCACACCACCGCCCAGATGCTGGCGCAGATCAGGAAGCCCATCTTCAGGCCGATCACGTCGATCAGCCAGCCGCAGATCGGTTGAAACACCGTGTAGGCCAGCTGGAACGACGCCACCACCCAGGAATATTGCTCGGTGGTCATGTTCAGGCTGGTTTTCAACTCCGGCGCCAGAATGCCCAATGAGTTGCGGGTAATGTAATTGACCGTGACGCCCAGCAGGAACAGCGCCAGCATCCACCAGCGCAGCGATTTGAATTTGCGCCGCCCGCTCTGTACGACCGTCTGATTGATTTCAACACTCATCTGTCTTCTCCATGCGGCTGCCCGGTGAAACAGCTCGCCTTTTGGTAGGGCACGTTGTGGTATCGAAGGTATGGGGGGTGAAAAATTGAGATGTCGCTCGCAAAAATAGCCCTCAATAAATCACAACCTCATGAATTATTTTCGTTTTATTTATAATTCAGCCGAAAAATTGGACTGATAAATCTATAAAATTGGTGTACCAATGCAGACTAACCAGCGAACCGGCCCAGCGAAACGGCATTTTTTGCAAAAATTATCACAGGGTGGTCAAAAGCTGGTCATAATGCCCAAGAAATGCCGCCAGCATGCTGAGAAATCACAATGAAAATATTCTCACGACCAACTTTGAAGGAGATCACAGAATGAACGGAAAGCTGAAAATACGGGAAATCGCCCGGCAAACCGGGCTGTCGATCAGCACCGTTTCCCGCGTGCTGGCGGGTAAAGCCAACACCAGCGCCGAAGCCCGGCAAAAGGTGCTGGCCTGCGCGCAGCAAAACGGCATTCTGCAGGGGATTTCCAGCGGCCGGCTGATGCTGAACAACGTGATGGTGTTCGCGCCGCAGCGGGCCTTCGACGTGCGCACCGATATTTTCTATTACAAGGTGATCCAGGGCATCACCGCCGCGCTGGCGCAGCATGAGGTGCGCATTCGCTACTGCGGGCTGGAGGAGGAACACAGCGACGGCGCGCTGTTTCTGGAAAAAATGAGCGATCCGCAGACCGAAGCGGCGCTGATTATCGGCATCGACGACGAGCACATCCACACCCTGGCCGCCGATCTGCACAAGCCCTGCGTGCTGATTAACTGCAGCGACCGGCAGATGCGGCTCGACAGCGTGTCGCCCGATCATCAGCTGATCGGCGAGTACTCGGCCAATTATTTATTCCAACAGGGCCACAGCCATATTCTCCACCTGCAGTGCCTGCGGCGGCACACCATGGAGCTGCGGCTGGCGGGCATCAGGCAGGCCTACGCCCGGCATCATATTCCCTTCGACGACGGCCGCCACCTGGTAGCCACCTCCGGCTTCGGCAGCGAAGAGGCCGAGCAGGCGCTGACCACCTACATCAACGCCATTGGCGCGCATGCGCCGCTGCCGACGGCGGTGCTGGCGGGCGGCGATTACATGGCGGTGGGGGCGGTCAAGGCGCTCAATAAGCTGCGGCTGAGCGTGCCGGGCGACGTTTCGGTGATGAGCACCGACGGCTTCAACCTGGCGGAGATTCACGATGTGCCGCTGACCTCGGTGCAGGTGCCGCGCGACGAACTGGGCTACGAGGCGATCCAGCTGCTGCAGCGGCGCATGCTGCGCGCCGATGCGCCGCCGTGCAATCTGCTGCTGCATGGCCGGCTGGCGGTGCGCGCGTCGGTCAGGCGCGTCAGCGCCAACCGCACGTCGCCGGCGGTCAGCACCCACGATCATCGGCTGTATGACGAGTAGGCTACACTTAGGCACAGTGCATTCATTCGATGAGGGTAAATTTTTTGCCTAAGGAGAGCCACTATGCCGACCCTGAGCGCGCGTTCCGTCATTCCCCCTTACATGCTGCGACGCATCGTTGAGCACGGCAGCGCACCGCAGCGCGATTGCGCCCTGCACACCCTGAATCATGTCCAGAGCCTGCTCGGCAACCCGCCGCTGCGCACCCCCGGCGCCGGGACCGCCCGCGCCGGGGAGGCGCTCCGCGATATCTACGACGC
Proteins encoded in this region:
- a CDS encoding MFS transporter, which produces MSVEINQTVVQSGRRKFKSLRWWMLALFLLGVTVNYITRNSLGILAPELKTSLNMTTEQYSWVVASFQLAYTVFQPICGWLIDVIGLKMGFLICASIWAVVCMLHAGAGSWLQLAILRFFMGGAEAAATPANAKAISDWFPKKERPIAAGWAGVGFSIGAMLAPPIIVIAHVSFGWQGAFLFSGALALIWVALWWRFYHSPQQHPNLSQQELDLIREDNEPLLPKLPFFKSLAILCKNKKFYGIAIPAFLAEPAWAVFSFWVPLYLATERGMDLKHIAMFAWLPFLAADIGSVASGYLTTLYRKWFGCTRVNSVVASSVTGAFMMVSLAFVAIAKDPYVAIALISIGGFGHQVISCMLSALVVESFDKNQMATVNGMRGSSAWIASFLFTLLIGAVSDTVGFNPLFIAMGFFDLIGALFLIALIAERGGKKTLNS
- a CDS encoding LacI family DNA-binding transcriptional regulator, translated to MNGKLKIREIARQTGLSISTVSRVLAGKANTSAEARQKVLACAQQNGILQGISSGRLMLNNVMVFAPQRAFDVRTDIFYYKVIQGITAALAQHEVRIRYCGLEEEHSDGALFLEKMSDPQTEAALIIGIDDEHIHTLAADLHKPCVLINCSDRQMRLDSVSPDHQLIGEYSANYLFQQGHSHILHLQCLRRHTMELRLAGIRQAYARHHIPFDDGRHLVATSGFGSEEAEQALTTYINAIGAHAPLPTAVLAGGDYMAVGAVKALNKLRLSVPGDVSVMSTDGFNLAEIHDVPLTSVQVPRDELGYEAIQLLQRRMLRADAPPCNLLLHGRLAVRASVRRVSANRTSPAVSTHDHRLYDE